A part of Nocardioides sp. WS12 genomic DNA contains:
- a CDS encoding TRAM domain-containing protein, with translation MSRPPARRTRVRKARGASAVGERFEAEIGPVAHGGHCVARVRIAGEEQTRVVFVRHALPGEQVVIEITEGTEGDRFWRGDAVEVTTPSPDRVEAPCRYAGPGLCGGCDFQHVALDAQRRLKGDVVREQLRRLAGLDVELTVEAVPGDTDGLRWRTRQRYVPLAGGVLGMRKHRSHDVIPVEECLLAAPSGPSYDVRGRAFEVADGGFWQVHPGAPEALVDAVLTALAPQPGESALDLYAGVGLFSRFLLEAVGPDGRVAAVEGDAAASSLSLVNCPGLQATAGDVGAVLSGGLPQVWDSTDVVVLDPPRAGAKRAVVEEVVRRAPRAVAYVACDPAALARDVAIFAEHGYRLTSVRAFDLFPMTHHVECVALLEPVEPDQRTTS, from the coding sequence GTGAGCCGGCCGCCGGCACGACGTACCCGCGTCCGCAAGGCGCGCGGTGCGTCGGCGGTCGGTGAGCGGTTCGAGGCCGAGATCGGCCCGGTCGCCCACGGCGGGCACTGTGTCGCCCGTGTCCGGATCGCCGGCGAGGAGCAGACCCGCGTCGTCTTCGTCCGCCATGCGCTCCCGGGCGAACAGGTGGTCATCGAGATCACCGAAGGCACCGAGGGCGACCGGTTCTGGCGCGGTGACGCGGTCGAGGTGACCACGCCCTCGCCCGACCGGGTCGAGGCACCCTGCCGGTACGCCGGCCCCGGACTCTGCGGTGGTTGCGACTTCCAGCACGTCGCACTCGATGCGCAGCGCCGACTCAAGGGCGACGTCGTCCGCGAGCAGTTGCGCCGGCTCGCCGGCCTCGACGTCGAACTGACCGTCGAGGCCGTCCCCGGCGACACCGACGGACTCAGGTGGCGGACCCGCCAGCGCTACGTCCCTCTGGCCGGCGGTGTCCTGGGGATGCGCAAGCACCGCTCCCATGACGTCATCCCCGTCGAGGAATGCCTGCTCGCCGCACCCTCCGGGCCGTCGTACGACGTCCGGGGGCGTGCGTTCGAAGTGGCGGACGGTGGCTTCTGGCAGGTCCACCCCGGTGCCCCCGAAGCGCTGGTCGACGCCGTACTGACGGCCCTGGCGCCACAGCCGGGGGAGTCGGCCCTCGACCTCTATGCGGGCGTCGGCCTGTTCAGCCGGTTTCTCCTCGAAGCCGTGGGTCCCGACGGTCGGGTCGCCGCGGTCGAGGGCGACGCTGCGGCATCGAGCCTCTCGCTCGTCAACTGCCCCGGGCTACAGGCGACGGCGGGTGACGTCGGCGCCGTCCTGTCCGGTGGTCTCCCGCAGGTGTGGGACAGCACAGACGTCGTGGTCCTCGACCCTCCGCGCGCTGGAGCGAAGCGAGCGGTCGTCGAGGAGGTCGTGCGCCGGGCGCCCCGCGCTGTCGCCTATGTCGCCTGTGACCCGGCTGCGCTGGCCCGTGACGTCGCGATCTTCGCCGAGCACGGCTACCGGCTCACGAGCGTGCGGGCCTTCGACCTGTTCCCGATGACGCACCACGTGGAGTGCGTGGCCCTGCTGGAGCCCGTCGAACCGGATCAGCGCACGACGTCGTAG
- a CDS encoding APC family permease encodes MGVGDVSKRILLGRKLRSAQLGETLLPKRIALPVFASDALSSVAYAPDEVFIMLAIAGATQYVWSWKIAIAVALVMMAVIASYRQNVHAYPSGGGDYEVATVNLGRTAGMTVASALLVDYVLTVAVSISSGAQYAAAAIPAFQHHEATVASVLVLLLMAMNLRGIRESGSFFAVPTYLFMFAILGMCAYGFIEMAYGTLPLVESADLEIAPKEGWDEPLTTFGLMILLARAFSSGCAALTGVEAISNGVPAFKRPKSQNAATTLLLLGMIAITMIVSVIVLAKQMGLKYVDPHELERLTRNGEALPDNFDQHTVIAQIARAIFQDFSPGFYFVVTVTGIILVLAANTAFNGFPVLGSILAQDGLAPRALGARGDRLAYSNGIVFLALMAIALIVAFDAEVTKLIQLYIVGVFVSFNLSQLGMIRHWTRHLETERDPAERRRMMRSRIINAIGLSFTAVVLVVVLLTKFLAGAWIAILAMAFFFAVMKGIKGHYDKVAGELAADDEDSILPTRVHAIVLVSKLHKPTLRALAFAKATRPNALEGVYVSVDQKDTARLLEEWDDRNTGIPLKVLHSPYREVVKPIVEYAAAIRRANPRGVVAVYIPEYVVGRWWEQFLHNQTALRLKGRLLFSPGVMVISVPYQLRSSEIALEREQREDQRVRPGDLRRGRVSDRSDRQTRKTRK; translated from the coding sequence GTGGGTGTCGGAGACGTCTCGAAGCGCATTCTGTTGGGTCGCAAGCTCCGCAGCGCACAGTTGGGGGAGACCCTTCTTCCCAAGCGCATTGCGCTTCCCGTCTTCGCGAGCGATGCGCTCTCCTCGGTGGCGTACGCCCCGGACGAGGTCTTCATCATGCTGGCGATCGCCGGCGCGACCCAGTACGTCTGGTCCTGGAAGATCGCGATCGCGGTGGCGCTGGTGATGATGGCGGTGATCGCGTCGTACCGCCAGAACGTGCACGCCTACCCCTCCGGTGGCGGCGACTACGAGGTCGCCACGGTCAACCTCGGTCGTACGGCGGGCATGACGGTCGCCAGTGCCCTTCTGGTGGACTACGTCCTGACGGTGGCCGTGTCGATCTCCTCGGGTGCGCAGTACGCCGCCGCGGCGATTCCTGCGTTCCAGCACCACGAGGCCACGGTGGCCAGCGTGCTGGTCCTGCTGCTGATGGCGATGAACCTGCGCGGCATCCGCGAGTCCGGCTCGTTCTTCGCCGTACCGACCTACCTGTTCATGTTCGCGATCCTGGGCATGTGCGCCTACGGCTTCATCGAGATGGCCTACGGCACCCTGCCCCTCGTCGAGAGCGCGGATCTCGAGATCGCGCCGAAGGAGGGCTGGGACGAACCGCTCACCACCTTCGGGCTGATGATCCTGCTCGCCCGCGCGTTCTCGTCGGGTTGTGCTGCGCTGACCGGCGTCGAGGCGATCTCGAACGGGGTGCCGGCCTTCAAGCGGCCCAAGTCGCAGAATGCCGCCACGACGCTGCTGCTGCTCGGCATGATCGCGATCACGATGATCGTCAGCGTCATCGTGCTGGCCAAGCAGATGGGGTTGAAGTACGTCGACCCGCATGAGCTCGAGCGGCTCACCCGCAACGGGGAGGCGCTGCCTGACAACTTCGACCAGCACACCGTGATCGCCCAGATCGCGCGGGCGATCTTCCAGGACTTCAGCCCGGGCTTCTACTTCGTGGTGACAGTCACCGGGATCATCCTGGTGCTCGCGGCCAACACTGCCTTCAACGGCTTCCCGGTGCTCGGCTCGATCCTCGCCCAGGACGGGCTGGCCCCACGCGCGCTCGGTGCCCGTGGAGACCGGCTCGCCTACAGCAACGGCATCGTCTTCCTCGCGCTGATGGCGATCGCGCTGATCGTCGCCTTCGACGCAGAGGTGACCAAGCTGATCCAGCTCTACATCGTCGGCGTGTTCGTGTCGTTCAACCTGAGTCAGCTCGGGATGATCCGGCACTGGACCCGACACCTCGAGACCGAGCGCGACCCGGCGGAGCGGCGCCGGATGATGCGTTCCCGCATCATCAACGCGATCGGCCTGTCCTTCACCGCTGTCGTGCTGGTCGTCGTGCTGCTGACCAAGTTCCTCGCGGGCGCCTGGATCGCCATCCTTGCGATGGCGTTCTTCTTCGCCGTGATGAAGGGCATCAAGGGCCACTACGACAAGGTCGCCGGTGAACTCGCAGCCGACGACGAGGACAGCATCCTGCCCACCCGGGTGCACGCGATCGTCTTGGTCTCCAAGCTGCACAAGCCGACCCTGCGGGCACTGGCCTTCGCCAAGGCGACCCGTCCGAACGCGCTCGAGGGTGTCTACGTCTCGGTCGACCAGAAGGACACGGCGCGGCTGCTGGAGGAGTGGGACGACCGCAACACCGGCATCCCGCTCAAGGTGCTCCATTCGCCGTACCGCGAAGTGGTCAAGCCGATCGTCGAGTACGCCGCCGCGATCCGCCGTGCGAACCCCCGCGGAGTGGTTGCGGTCTACATCCCCGAGTACGTCGTCGGTCGCTGGTGGGAGCAGTTCCTGCACAACCAGACCGCGCTGCGGCTCAAGGGCCGCCTGCTGTTCAGCCCTGGCGTCATGGTCATCTCGGTGCCCTACCAGTTGCGGTCCTCCGAGATCGCGCTGGAGCGCGAGCAGCGCGAGGACCAGCGGGTCCGTCCCGGCGACCTGCGTCGTGGTCGCGTCAGCGACCGCTCGGACCGACAGACCCGTAAGACCCGCAAGTGA
- a CDS encoding ABC transporter ATP-binding protein: MSMESVAMGQMFRAMHASDERRDFSWETARRIFRFARPQRRQLIGFVVLSVASSALAVATPVLAGKVVNAIVASDPRDVVVRLALAIAGIAVLDAAMGLWSRWLSSRIGEGLILNLRTAVFDHVQRMPIAFFSRTRTGALVSRLNNDVIGAQRAFSSTLSGVVGNLVTLALTLVVMIGISWQVTLLALVLLPVFVVPARRMGKRLAGIQREAADHNAAMGNQMTERFSAPGATLVKLFGRPEQESVEFAARARRVAEIGVRTAMVQTTFITALTLVSALAVAVVYGLGGSLALQGTLDAGDVVALSLLLTRLYAPLTALASARVEVMSALVSFERVFEVLDLAPLITDRPGAGKVADGPVAVELVDVRFAYPSADKVSLASLEAVATLDTRGGEEVLHGISLRAEPGQVVALVGSSGAGKSTIAQLVSRLYDVDSGSVRLAGVDVRDLTAESIRGAVGMVTQDGHLFHDSIRGNLLLARPEATEAEIWDALTRARLADLVGSLPDGLETVVGERGYRLSGGERQRLTIARLLMKQPRVVILDEATASLDSTSEAAVQAALAEALAGRTALVIAHRLSTIRAADQILVVEDGEIVERGTHTELLAQDGRYGELYRTQFAETDGIPALPDVS, translated from the coding sequence ATGAGCATGGAATCAGTCGCGATGGGCCAGATGTTCCGAGCGATGCACGCGTCGGACGAGCGACGGGACTTCAGCTGGGAGACCGCCCGCCGGATCTTCCGCTTCGCACGGCCGCAACGGCGCCAGCTGATCGGCTTCGTGGTGCTGAGTGTCGCGAGCTCCGCTCTCGCGGTCGCGACGCCGGTCCTCGCAGGCAAGGTCGTGAACGCGATCGTTGCGAGCGACCCTCGGGACGTCGTGGTCCGGCTGGCGCTGGCCATCGCCGGCATCGCCGTGCTGGACGCCGCGATGGGGCTGTGGTCGCGATGGTTGTCGTCGCGGATCGGAGAGGGTCTGATCCTCAACCTGCGCACGGCGGTCTTCGACCACGTCCAGCGGATGCCGATCGCGTTCTTCAGCCGGACCCGTACCGGCGCCCTGGTCAGCCGGCTGAACAACGACGTGATCGGGGCCCAGCGGGCCTTCAGCTCGACCCTGTCGGGCGTCGTGGGCAACCTGGTCACCCTCGCGCTGACCCTGGTGGTCATGATCGGGATCTCCTGGCAGGTCACCCTGCTGGCGTTGGTACTGCTGCCGGTCTTCGTGGTCCCGGCCCGACGGATGGGCAAGCGCCTGGCCGGGATCCAGCGGGAGGCGGCGGACCACAACGCTGCCATGGGCAACCAGATGACCGAGCGCTTCTCCGCCCCGGGGGCGACCCTGGTGAAGCTCTTCGGACGTCCGGAGCAGGAGTCGGTCGAGTTCGCGGCCCGCGCCCGCCGGGTCGCCGAGATCGGCGTCCGCACCGCCATGGTCCAGACGACCTTCATCACCGCTCTGACGCTCGTGTCGGCACTGGCCGTGGCCGTCGTATACGGCCTGGGCGGCAGCCTGGCGCTGCAGGGCACCCTGGACGCCGGTGACGTGGTGGCGCTGTCGCTGCTGCTGACCCGCCTCTATGCCCCGTTGACCGCACTCGCCAGCGCGCGGGTCGAGGTGATGAGCGCCCTGGTCAGCTTCGAGCGGGTCTTCGAGGTCCTCGACCTTGCGCCGCTGATCACCGACCGCCCGGGTGCCGGCAAGGTCGCGGACGGGCCGGTGGCCGTCGAACTGGTCGACGTCCGCTTCGCCTACCCGTCGGCCGACAAGGTCTCGCTCGCCTCGCTCGAAGCGGTGGCCACCCTCGACACGCGCGGCGGCGAAGAGGTCCTGCACGGCATCTCGCTGCGTGCCGAACCCGGTCAGGTCGTGGCCCTCGTGGGCTCCTCGGGCGCGGGAAAGTCGACGATCGCGCAGCTCGTCTCCCGTTTGTACGACGTCGATTCCGGCTCCGTGCGGCTTGCCGGCGTCGACGTACGCGACCTGACGGCGGAGTCGATCCGGGGAGCGGTCGGGATGGTGACCCAGGACGGGCACCTGTTCCACGACTCGATCCGCGGGAACCTGCTGCTCGCCCGTCCCGAGGCCACGGAGGCCGAGATCTGGGACGCGTTGACCCGTGCCCGGCTGGCCGATCTGGTCGGTTCGTTGCCCGACGGACTCGAGACGGTGGTGGGGGAGCGCGGCTACCGGCTCTCCGGTGGCGAGCGCCAGCGGCTGACGATCGCCCGGCTGCTGATGAAGCAGCCGCGGGTCGTGATCCTCGACGAGGCGACGGCGTCGCTGGACTCGACGTCCGAGGCGGCGGTGCAGGCTGCCCTGGCTGAAGCACTGGCCGGTCGGACGGCGCTGGTCATCGCGCACCGCCTCTCGACGATCCGCGCGGCCGATCAGATCCTGGTCGTCGAGGACGGCGAGATCGTGGAGCGCGGCACCCACACCGAACTGCTCGCGCAGGACGGGCGCTACGGCGAGCTCTACCGCACCCAATTTGCTGAGACGGATGGAATTCCGGCCCTTCCTGATGTATCTTGA
- a CDS encoding dihydrofolate reductase family protein, translated as MRTLIYTAFVSVDGVVQAPGPEADYPNGGWTFQGIDFLEEVYELKSREQEEASALMLGRVSYQAFSPVWPKMTVEFPKYNAMPKYVVSSTLQDEDLVDNWGDTTILRTFADVAALKETDGGPISIHGSASLARGLADAGLLDRYHLLVFPWVLGEGKRMWSETAKDRQKLALVESATYANGVQKLCYDVVR; from the coding sequence ATGCGCACCCTGATCTACACCGCCTTCGTCTCTGTCGACGGCGTCGTCCAGGCACCCGGCCCGGAGGCCGACTACCCCAACGGCGGCTGGACCTTCCAGGGCATCGACTTCCTCGAAGAGGTCTACGAACTGAAGTCCCGCGAGCAGGAAGAGGCGAGCGCGCTGATGCTCGGACGGGTCAGCTACCAGGCGTTCTCACCGGTCTGGCCGAAGATGACGGTCGAGTTCCCGAAGTACAACGCCATGCCCAAGTACGTCGTCTCGTCGACGTTGCAGGACGAGGACCTCGTCGACAACTGGGGCGACACCACCATCCTGCGTACGTTCGCGGACGTCGCCGCCCTCAAGGAGACCGACGGCGGCCCGATCTCGATCCACGGTTCGGCCAGCCTGGCGCGCGGCCTCGCGGACGCCGGACTCCTCGACCGCTACCACCTGCTCGTGTTCCCGTGGGTCCTCGGCGAGGGCAAGCGGATGTGGAGCGAGACCGCCAAGGACCGTCAGAAGCTGGCACTGGTCGAGAGCGCGACCTATGCCAACGGCGTGCAGAAGCTCTGCTACGACGTCGTGCGCTGA